A window of Hymenobacter aerilatus contains these coding sequences:
- a CDS encoding helix-turn-helix domain-containing protein: MTSISLDQFYQQVTTALDTELNTLLPPDIQKEIGHFNVFSIEELYNRFREKGVMPYDRRTYYKISLISGRNRAEYADKVIDIEQNALLFATPKVPYHWVPQDVEQAGHFCIFTEAFLLPAKSGVVLDELPLFKAGGYPVFQVSDEQSAEIDAIFRKMHREIGSNYAYKYDLLRTYLLEIIHLGQKLQPVTALYPAHNASARVSSLFIELLERQFPIQTPQQKLQLRTAKDYADRLAVHVNHLNKVLKENTGRTTTEIISSRVVQEAKLLLKQTNWNISEISDSLGFAEVAHFSNFFKRQTAYSPGTFRA; the protein is encoded by the coding sequence ATGACCTCTATTTCGCTCGACCAGTTTTACCAGCAGGTCACCACCGCCCTCGATACCGAGCTAAACACCCTGCTGCCGCCCGACATCCAGAAGGAAATCGGGCACTTCAACGTGTTTAGTATAGAGGAGCTCTACAACCGCTTTCGCGAGAAAGGCGTGATGCCCTACGACCGCCGAACGTACTACAAAATCAGCCTGATTAGCGGGCGCAACCGGGCCGAATACGCCGATAAAGTAATTGATATTGAGCAGAATGCCCTGCTTTTTGCTACGCCCAAAGTGCCCTACCACTGGGTGCCGCAGGACGTAGAGCAGGCGGGCCACTTCTGCATTTTCACGGAAGCCTTTCTGCTGCCGGCCAAAAGTGGGGTGGTGCTCGATGAACTGCCCCTATTCAAAGCCGGCGGCTATCCGGTGTTCCAGGTGAGCGACGAGCAAAGTGCAGAAATCGACGCCATCTTTCGAAAGATGCACCGCGAAATCGGCTCCAACTACGCCTATAAGTATGATTTGCTGCGCACGTACCTGCTCGAAATCATTCACCTGGGGCAGAAGCTGCAGCCGGTCACGGCGCTCTACCCGGCCCACAACGCCTCGGCGCGGGTATCGTCCCTGTTTATCGAACTGCTGGAGCGGCAGTTTCCCATCCAAACGCCCCAGCAGAAGCTCCAGCTGCGCACGGCCAAGGACTACGCCGACCGGTTGGCCGTGCACGTCAACCACCTCAACAAGGTGCTGAAAGAGAACACCGGCCGCACCACCACCGAAATCATCAGCAGCCGCGTGGTGCAGGAAGCCAAGTTGCTGCTCAAACAAACTAACTGGAACATCTCGGAAATCTCCGACAGCCTCGGCTTTGCGGAAGTAGCCCACTTCTCCAACTTTTTCAAGCGCCAGACAGCCTACTCGCCCGGCACTTTCCGAGCCTAA
- a CDS encoding adenylate/guanylate cyclase domain-containing protein, translating into MPTLLALPDNRQFETLPGETILAADLRQGIAHVHACGGNARCSTCRVVVLAGLEHLAPRNEREQVLAAHIHLPDTVRLACQTTLTGGSVEFRRPVIDELDVQLTRQEFTRADQRLGEEKRLAVLFSDIEDYTVFAEALPAYDVVHVLNRYFQLMSEVVRAHRGRIIDYIGDGLMVVFGLEDEATAAADALAAARGMLQAVEQLNPYLRKMYCRSFRVRIGVHYGEVVVGDLGGAELRKLAVIGDTVNVAARIEAANKDCGTVLLVSQAVVDELGDDLRVRQAFLTPLKGKKGMHHLYEVELST; encoded by the coding sequence ATGCCTACCCTCCTTGCCTTGCCGGATAATCGGCAATTTGAAACGCTACCCGGCGAAACGATACTGGCCGCAGACTTGCGTCAGGGCATTGCCCACGTGCACGCCTGTGGCGGCAACGCGCGCTGTTCGACCTGCCGGGTGGTGGTGTTGGCAGGGCTGGAGCACTTGGCCCCCCGCAACGAGCGAGAGCAGGTGCTGGCCGCGCACATTCACCTGCCCGATACGGTTCGCCTGGCTTGCCAGACGACCCTCACCGGGGGTAGCGTGGAGTTCCGCCGACCGGTGATTGACGAGCTGGACGTGCAGCTGACCCGGCAGGAATTCACCCGCGCCGACCAGCGGCTGGGCGAAGAAAAGCGCTTGGCCGTGCTCTTTTCCGACATCGAGGACTACACGGTGTTTGCCGAAGCACTGCCAGCCTACGACGTCGTCCACGTGCTCAACCGCTACTTCCAGCTCATGAGCGAGGTGGTCCGCGCCCACCGGGGCCGCATCATCGACTACATCGGCGACGGGTTGATGGTGGTCTTTGGGCTGGAAGACGAAGCCACCGCCGCCGCTGACGCGCTGGCCGCCGCCCGCGGCATGCTCCAGGCCGTAGAGCAACTCAACCCGTACCTGCGCAAAATGTATTGCCGCAGCTTCCGCGTCCGCATCGGCGTCCACTACGGCGAGGTAGTCGTGGGTGACCTGGGCGGAGCCGAACTGCGCAAGCTCGCCGTCATCGGCGACACCGTGAACGTGGCCGCCCGCATTGAGGCCGCAAACAAAGACTGCGGCACCGTTCTGCTGGTCTCACAAGCCGTCGTCGATGAACTGGGCGACGACTTGCGCGTGCGGCAGGCTTTTCTGACCCCCTTAAAAGGCAAGAAAGGAATGCACCACCTGTACGAGGTCGAGCTTTCTACCTAA
- a CDS encoding transposase: MLRRKQEEAQQEVVGCLNLLTNAMVVWNTVYMQEVITYLRAEGYSVQDEDLTHLSPARFEHINRLGKYTFAEQETLLRNGLRPCANPDRRLRRRLRRLSVIFCPVVTRTPCRASWD, encoded by the coding sequence GTGCTGCGCCGTAAGCAGGAAGAGGCCCAGCAGGAGGTCGTGGGCTGCCTAAACCTGCTCACCAACGCCATGGTCGTCTGGAATACGGTCTACATGCAAGAGGTCATTACGTATCTGCGGGCCGAAGGCTACTCCGTACAGGACGAGGACCTGACTCATCTCTCCCCAGCCCGCTTCGAGCACATCAACCGGCTGGGCAAATACACCTTTGCCGAGCAGGAAACATTGCTGCGCAACGGCCTACGCCCTTGCGCCAACCCGGACAGACGGTTGCGCCGACGGCTGCGACGGCTTAGCGTAATTTTTTGCCCCGTTGTAACGAGAACCCCTTGTAGAGCGTCATGGGACTAG
- a CDS encoding SDR family oxidoreductase, whose protein sequence is MDLRNSTILITGGTSGFGFEFATQLLALGSTVLITGRNQAKLDDTKRRLPSVHTFQSDVSDPAAIRQLYQQVTTQFPALNILINNAGEMRKLDLQDPALDLHDITREVEINLSGPIRMVQQFLPHLSTKKTAAILNVTSGIALSPFPLAPVYGGTKAGLRSYTQALRVQLQNTPVKVFELVAPAARTPLADPFSAALEDNMLMDPSKLIAHAIKSLQHDKLEIYPGMSRLMRIMSRLAPGLLLSQMSKGVTETFTQARTKA, encoded by the coding sequence ATGGACTTACGCAACAGCACCATCCTCATTACCGGCGGCACCAGCGGCTTTGGCTTCGAATTCGCCACCCAGTTGCTGGCCCTGGGTAGTACAGTGCTCATTACAGGCCGCAATCAGGCGAAGCTCGACGACACGAAGCGCCGCCTACCGAGCGTGCACACCTTCCAGAGCGACGTGAGCGACCCGGCTGCCATCCGGCAGTTGTACCAGCAGGTGACAACGCAGTTTCCGGCCCTTAATATCCTCATTAACAACGCCGGCGAGATGCGCAAACTCGACCTGCAAGACCCCGCCCTGGACCTGCACGACATCACCCGGGAAGTGGAAATCAACCTGTCGGGTCCCATCCGCATGGTGCAGCAATTTCTGCCGCACCTCAGCACCAAGAAGACGGCCGCCATCCTCAACGTGACATCGGGTATCGCCCTGTCGCCGTTTCCGCTGGCCCCGGTATACGGGGGCACCAAGGCGGGCCTGCGCTCCTACACCCAAGCCCTGCGCGTGCAGCTTCAAAACACCCCGGTCAAGGTATTTGAGTTGGTAGCGCCCGCCGCCCGAACGCCCTTGGCCGACCCCTTTTCCGCCGCATTAGAAGACAACATGCTGATGGACCCCAGCAAGCTCATCGCGCATGCTATCAAAAGTTTGCAGCACGACAAGCTAGAGATTTACCCGGGCATGTCTCGGTTGATGCGCATCATGAGCCGGCTGGCGCCGGGCCTGCTGCTCAGCCAAATGAGCAAGGGCGTTACGGAGACCTTCACGCAAGCTCGGACGAAGGCCTAG
- a CDS encoding acyl carrier protein has protein sequence MPVVFSPVSRAALVRQVRALIHRRKGVELRRLRVSTDLSHELGFDLIDVVDIILEVERRYDLTIPDEVPLDTVGDFVRYIGCHRQLAAA, from the coding sequence ATGCCTGTTGTTTTTTCTCCTGTTTCCCGTGCCGCTTTGGTTCGCCAGGTGCGCGCCCTCATTCACCGCCGCAAGGGTGTAGAACTGCGCCGCCTGCGGGTAAGCACCGACCTGAGTCACGAACTTGGCTTCGACCTCATTGACGTAGTCGACATCATCCTGGAAGTAGAACGCCGCTATGACCTGACCATTCCCGACGAGGTACCGCTCGATACGGTGGGCGACTTCGTGCGCTACATCGGTTGCCACCGGCAGCTTGCCGCAGCCTAA